One genomic window of Myxocyprinus asiaticus isolate MX2 ecotype Aquarium Trade chromosome 5, UBuf_Myxa_2, whole genome shotgun sequence includes the following:
- the LOC127441362 gene encoding DNA-directed RNA polymerases I, II, and III subunit RPABC1-like isoform X1, with product MDDEEETYRLWKIRKTIMQLCHDRGYLVTQDELDQTLDEFKGQFGDRPSEGRPRRTDLTVLVAHNDDPTDQMFVFFPEEMKVGIKTIKMYCQRMQEENIARAIIVVQTGMTPSAKQSLVDMAPKYILEQFLQQELLINITEHEVRSFPGFPLTFTCNLWFVQMIDAVSLLQLVPEHIVMTKEEVTELLARYKLKESQLPRIQSGDPVARYFGLKRGQVVKIIRPSETAGRYITYRLVQ from the exons CTCTGTCATGATCGAGGATACCTGGTGACACAAGATGAGTTGGACCAGACATTGGATGAGTTCAAAGGTCAGTTTGGTGACAGACCCAGTGAGGGGCGACCCAGACGGACTGACCTCACCGTGCTGGTCGCTCACAATGACGACCCCACCGACCAGATGTTTGTTTTCTTCCCAG AGGAGATGAAAGTGGGCATCAAGACTATTAAGATGTACTGCCAGCGAATGCAAGAGGAAAACATCGCCAGGGCCATTATTGTAGTCCAGACAGGCATGACGCCATCTGCTAAACAG TCTCTGGTAGACATGGCACCAAAGTACATCCTGGAACAGTTTCTACAGCAAGAGCTGCTTATAAACATCACCGAACACGAGGTGAGATCATTCCCTGGTTTCCCACTCACTTTCACATGCAATCTTTGGTTTGTTCAAATGATTGATGCTGTTTCTCTCTTGCAGTTGGTTCCTGAACACATCGTGATGACAAAAGAGGAAGTGACGGAGCTGCTGGCTAGATA TAAACTCAAGGAGAGCCAGTTACCCAGAATTCAGTCTGGTGACCCTGTGGCTCGATATTTTGGGCTGAAACGAGGGCag GTTGTGAAGATCATCAGGCCCAGTGAAACTGCTGGACGATACATCACATATAGACtagtacagtaa
- the LOC127441362 gene encoding DNA-directed RNA polymerases I, II, and III subunit RPABC1-like isoform X2: MDDEEETYRLWKIRKTIMQLCHDRGYLVTQDELDQTLDEFKGQFGDRPSEGRPRRTDLTVLVAHNDDPTDQMFVFFPEEMKVGIKTIKMYCQRMQEENIARAIIVVQTGMTPSAKQSLVDMAPKYILEQFLQQELLINITEHELVPEHIVMTKEEVTELLARYKLKESQLPRIQSGDPVARYFGLKRGQVVKIIRPSETAGRYITYRLVQ; this comes from the exons CTCTGTCATGATCGAGGATACCTGGTGACACAAGATGAGTTGGACCAGACATTGGATGAGTTCAAAGGTCAGTTTGGTGACAGACCCAGTGAGGGGCGACCCAGACGGACTGACCTCACCGTGCTGGTCGCTCACAATGACGACCCCACCGACCAGATGTTTGTTTTCTTCCCAG AGGAGATGAAAGTGGGCATCAAGACTATTAAGATGTACTGCCAGCGAATGCAAGAGGAAAACATCGCCAGGGCCATTATTGTAGTCCAGACAGGCATGACGCCATCTGCTAAACAG TCTCTGGTAGACATGGCACCAAAGTACATCCTGGAACAGTTTCTACAGCAAGAGCTGCTTATAAACATCACCGAACACGAG TTGGTTCCTGAACACATCGTGATGACAAAAGAGGAAGTGACGGAGCTGCTGGCTAGATA TAAACTCAAGGAGAGCCAGTTACCCAGAATTCAGTCTGGTGACCCTGTGGCTCGATATTTTGGGCTGAAACGAGGGCag GTTGTGAAGATCATCAGGCCCAGTGAAACTGCTGGACGATACATCACATATAGACtagtacagtaa
- the LOC127441362 gene encoding DNA-directed RNA polymerases I, II, and III subunit RPABC1-like isoform X3, whose product MKILSYMGFPVWRFLNFNIKKMHLYEYFCVRAEEMKVGIKTIKMYCQRMQEENIARAIIVVQTGMTPSAKQSLVDMAPKYILEQFLQQELLINITEHEVRSFPGFPLTFTCNLWFVQMIDAVSLLQLVPEHIVMTKEEVTELLARYKLKESQLPRIQSGDPVARYFGLKRGQVVKIIRPSETAGRYITYRLVQ is encoded by the exons atgaaaattctttcatacaTGGGTTTTCCTGTTTGGAGGTTTCTTAACTTTAATATCAAAAAGATGCATTTATATGAGTATTTTTGTGTCCGTGCAGAGGAGATGAAAGTGGGCATCAAGACTATTAAGATGTACTGCCAGCGAATGCAAGAGGAAAACATCGCCAGGGCCATTATTGTAGTCCAGACAGGCATGACGCCATCTGCTAAACAG TCTCTGGTAGACATGGCACCAAAGTACATCCTGGAACAGTTTCTACAGCAAGAGCTGCTTATAAACATCACCGAACACGAGGTGAGATCATTCCCTGGTTTCCCACTCACTTTCACATGCAATCTTTGGTTTGTTCAAATGATTGATGCTGTTTCTCTCTTGCAGTTGGTTCCTGAACACATCGTGATGACAAAAGAGGAAGTGACGGAGCTGCTGGCTAGATA TAAACTCAAGGAGAGCCAGTTACCCAGAATTCAGTCTGGTGACCCTGTGGCTCGATATTTTGGGCTGAAACGAGGGCag GTTGTGAAGATCATCAGGCCCAGTGAAACTGCTGGACGATACATCACATATAGACtagtacagtaa